Proteins encoded by one window of Gloeocapsa sp. PCC 73106:
- a CDS encoding sigma 54-interacting transcriptional regulator, producing MNLPDLVIWLRERTALSSLKEEVLKAIAPLLKQRNIEAGQTIVTANTVPDGLYILNSGRAESYFNSFLPGTVINLKPLLLGKLVTKTIITVSNCELWWLEKSDFMNLVSEYPEITQAFSQQLAEEIAELSNQLLFEQERSLILRPYLVTKARRGIIGKSRYAQRLRQQIKEAAQTRESVLIFGEPGLEKDNIAALIHFGSPLRREAIIKVNCNTLQASGAELFGRSGGKPGLIAALGRGTLIFNNLQELPPELIQPLQTLLKKGIYAPVGTSDNPTPQTSQARIILISEKTVSEIDSLVGQSVKVPPLRVRKADLEDTANYYITLICRAKGIISKPHITPEALRRLQAYDFPNNIRELHNLIERAMIQLGERSSLTEEIIWPSQSKKKQFRWNLLNAYPRLRYFLRSPWWPDRLNYGFTLTVFALIVAILFLGPQTRDQNFALNLFWAWWWPLILIGFPFVGRLWCAICPFMIYGEVTQKLSLWLFPRKLKNWPREKAEKYGGWFLFSLFALIFLWEELWNLENTAYLSACLLLLITAGAMIFSAIFERRFWCRYLCPIGGMNGMFAKLSMIELRAQQGTCSAECSTYQCYKGGPQKGEGMASLGCPLYSHPAQLEDNKDCVLCMTCLKACPHRSVEVNLRPPGIELWTTHKPRLYEVALLFLLLNAVFLHHLAAIQSYLGWSLNLANFWIHLGMAIAALTLPALIPILADSIRKSLISPSLCPKPRSFIE from the coding sequence ATGAACTTGCCAGATCTAGTTATTTGGTTACGAGAGAGAACAGCCCTAAGTTCACTAAAGGAGGAAGTATTAAAAGCGATCGCTCCTCTACTGAAGCAACGTAATATAGAAGCGGGTCAAACCATAGTAACAGCCAATACAGTACCCGACGGTTTATATATTCTCAATTCTGGTCGAGCTGAGTCTTATTTTAACAGTTTCCTACCAGGAACAGTAATTAATTTAAAACCGTTACTCTTGGGAAAACTAGTCACAAAAACAATCATCACCGTCAGTAATTGCGAATTGTGGTGGTTGGAAAAGTCAGATTTTATGAATCTAGTCTCAGAATATCCCGAAATCACTCAAGCTTTCTCTCAACAACTAGCAGAAGAAATAGCAGAATTATCGAATCAACTACTGTTTGAACAAGAGCGATCGCTGATTTTACGTCCCTATTTAGTAACCAAAGCTAGACGAGGTATTATAGGTAAGAGTCGCTACGCCCAAAGACTCCGCCAACAAATCAAAGAAGCCGCCCAAACGCGTGAGTCTGTGTTAATTTTTGGCGAACCAGGCTTAGAAAAAGATAATATAGCCGCCTTGATTCACTTTGGTTCTCCCCTACGTCGAGAAGCGATTATTAAAGTTAATTGTAACACGCTGCAAGCTAGCGGAGCCGAATTATTTGGGCGATCGGGGGGTAAACCCGGATTAATAGCCGCCCTGGGTAGAGGAACTCTGATTTTTAATAACTTACAGGAACTTCCCCCCGAACTAATTCAACCTTTACAAACGCTCTTAAAAAAAGGAATATACGCTCCGGTGGGTACTTCAGATAACCCTACTCCCCAAACATCCCAAGCCAGAATTATCCTAATCTCAGAAAAAACGGTTTCCGAGATCGATTCTCTCGTGGGTCAATCTGTCAAAGTTCCCCCACTGCGAGTGAGAAAAGCCGACTTAGAAGATACAGCCAACTACTATATAACCCTGATTTGTCGGGCTAAGGGTATCATCAGCAAACCCCACATTACCCCAGAAGCTTTGCGTCGCTTACAAGCCTATGACTTCCCCAACAACATTCGAGAATTACATAATCTCATCGAAAGGGCGATGATACAGCTGGGAGAAAGAAGCAGCCTTACCGAGGAAATTATTTGGCCATCTCAAAGCAAAAAGAAACAATTTCGTTGGAATCTTCTGAACGCTTATCCTCGACTGCGCTATTTTTTACGCAGCCCTTGGTGGCCCGATCGCCTCAACTATGGTTTTACTCTAACCGTTTTTGCCCTCATAGTCGCTATTTTATTTTTGGGTCCACAGACTAGAGACCAAAATTTCGCTCTTAATCTATTTTGGGCTTGGTGGTGGCCATTAATTTTGATTGGCTTTCCTTTTGTAGGACGTCTATGGTGCGCCATATGTCCCTTCATGATTTATGGGGAAGTGACACAAAAGCTCTCCCTGTGGCTATTTCCCCGCAAACTCAAAAATTGGCCTCGAGAAAAAGCAGAAAAATACGGAGGCTGGTTTCTCTTTAGTTTATTCGCCCTGATTTTCCTCTGGGAGGAGTTGTGGAATCTAGAAAATACAGCCTATCTTTCCGCCTGTTTACTGCTGTTAATTACCGCGGGCGCGATGATTTTTTCGGCAATTTTTGAACGTCGTTTCTGGTGTCGCTACCTCTGTCCCATAGGCGGTATGAATGGGATGTTTGCCAAATTGTCCATGATAGAATTACGCGCCCAACAGGGAACTTGTTCGGCAGAATGTAGTACTTATCAATGTTATAAGGGTGGACCGCAAAAAGGCGAAGGAATGGCAAGCTTGGGTTGTCCTCTCTATTCCCATCCTGCACAACTAGAAGATAATAAAGATTGTGTGCTGTGTATGACTTGTTTAAAAGCCTGTCCCCATCGTTCTGTAGAGGTAAATTTACGTCCTCCTGGAATTGAACTCTGGACGACTCATAAACCCCGCCTTTACGAAGTAGCTTTATTATTTTTACTCCTAAACGCGGTATTTTTACACCATTTAGCAGCAATACAAAGCTATCTAGGCTGGAGTCTGAATCTAGCTAACTTTTGGATTCATTTAGGCATGGCGATCGCTGCTCTAACCCTACCTGCTCTTATCCCCATTTTAGCCGATAGCATCAGAAAATCCTTAATTTCTCCCAGTCTATGCCCTAAACCACGTAGTTTTATCGAG